The region TGCCTGTTCATTCACAGCTCCCTCCAGGAGGTAAAGAGAAGCTGTTTCCACACCACAGGTATGCTGTAGCTTGATACCATGCACAACCTGTCCGTTTCCATCATGCCCTGCTATTTTTTCCACCCACTTTCCTGTCTCTCCTCTTATTATTTCTCTACGTGaatacaaacaagaaaaaaacaagccccAATCCCCAACTGCCCAGTCCAAGAGAATCCCCGGTTCTTTACCTGTAGATGTGGAGGCCCCATGGGCGGGGGGATTCCCCCCGGGGGTGGCATGGGAGGCATGTTGGGGTCGAAGGGAGGCCGTCCGaaggggggccgggggggcgggggggggcccCGCATCATGCCGAAGGGCGGGGGGGGGTCGCATGAGGGGGGGCGGGCCCCTCATCACGGCGTTGGGAGGGGGCGCAGGGCCGCGGAACCTcagtgcctgctgctgagccatcCTGTGGGGAGCCCAAAGGGAGACGGGTCAGTGCGCCTGCTGCTGGGCCGGGGGAACCAGCGCTGacagcaggcagggaaacaCCGCGGTCAGGGGGGGTCGGAAGGGTGTGGAAAAAAGCCCGAATGAGCAAGGTTAAGCACGCAGCTACCTCAACAGCCTCTTCCCTTTCCAACTCCAGTTTATTAGTCCTCAATTGTTACCCGTGGTAATTAATAACCCCTCGTGGGGGCCGGGGCAGAACCACGTCCCGCTCTGCCAAAGCTCCTTCAGCGCCACGGGCAGCTCCGCCCGCGTGTGCCCCGCGTGTGCCCCGCGTGTGCCCCGCGTGTGCCCCCGCAGCCGCGGCCCTGCCGCGCCAACCGCCTCCCCGGCACCGGCCTGCGGCGGGACCGGCTCCGGCCACCGCGCCCAACCCGCCGGGCCGCCCAACCCGCCGGGCCGCCGGCTCGGGAAACGGATAGAGAGGAAAACGTTCACCTCTGGCACCAACAAACGCGCTTCGGCTGCTCTCACGGGAACAGTTTTGCCCGGCATTTAGCGCCGGTGCAATGCGCGTGCCGGCACGAGAACTCAAAACCGAGAAAAACAAAGGTGGTGAGAAGGTGAACGGCGCCGGGCCCGCAGCTCCGCGCCCCGCTCCGGCGGGCCGCGACacgccccggcagccccgcgtCCCGGGCCTGGGCGGGGGAACCGGCGCGGGCACCCCCCGCGGCACCCCCCGCGGCCGGGGGGACGGGCGGCCCGGGAAGgagggcccggcccggccggaagggcccggccgccccgcggGGCCCGACTCAGCGCCGGCCGCACGCGGGGACAGAAAATGGAGGCGGCGAGAGCAgctccgcgcccgccccgccccgcccgagccaggcccggcccggcgcgctCCCCGGCGGGCGCAGGCCGGGCCGCGGGAAGGCCGCTGTGCtcgggccgggccgcggcccccgagcccgccccgccgcggtACCTGAGCTCGCCGCCGAACCGCtcggccgccgcctccccctcgccgccgccgggccccgcgccgccgccgccccgctccgccaTCGCcgcgcgcggccccgcccctgccggccccgcccccgcgcccgccgcgccgccatTGGCCGCCCCGCACGCCCGTCAGCGcccgcgggggcggggccgcgcgcTGATTGGCCGCCGCGCCCGCCGGCTTTGAATGGGGGACGCCAGGCCCGCCGCGATTGGCTGCGCGCGGGCGGCCCGCGCCGCTCGCCGCGCGGGTCACGTGAGGCGTGACCCGGGAGAGGAGCGGAGCTGACGTCCCGCCGGGCGGAACAGGCCGCGGGAAGACCGGGCGGGAGCGCAGCCAATCAGCGGGCGGGGCCGCGCACCAATCCCGCTCCGCGCCGGCCTCGCGCGCCCAACCACGGCGGCTCGCGGGCAGCGGCCAATGAGCGGGCGCGGGACGAGGCGCCGGCCAATCGGGGGCCGCGAGGGGCGCTGGGGCCCcgccccctgccctgcccggggccccccagccccgcagctcCCCCAAACGCCGCagcgccccagccccgcagcgcccccaAACTCCGCAGCGCCCCCAACACCCCGCAGCGCCCCCCAAAccccgcagccccccagccccccaaacCCCGCAGCGCCCCCCAAAccccgcagccccccagccccccaaacCCCGCAGCGCCCCCAAACTCCGCAGCGCCCCccccccgcagcgccccgcggggctgctgcccctgcccgtGCGGTGCCCGGTGGGTGCGGGGCTGCGCGCAGGCCGGGGCAGCCGCCCCTGCCCCGGCTGGTCAGGCCGGGCTGAGCGGAGCCCGAGCCGGGGCTGCagccggggccgcggggccccGGAGCTGGCGGAGCCGTCACGCACATCGCTGTGCGTTGTGCCCCAGCTCCTCCCGTTGCTCAGGGCCTGCCcggaacacctgcctgctctTACATACTCGAGCCCACCGGCCCTGCCCCGGGAGCCGCTGCGGTGCCAAACCGCTCACACCGGGATCTCGCTGCTCGGTTTCCTTGACTCGCGTTTGGCTGGAAGTTGCCGCGGGGAGGGGTGTTCACCgcccgggcagggctgccccgcgcccccagcccctcccgccgcgcccccagcccctcctggcccCGCGCCCCGCTGGCGGCAGCTCGGCGGGCGGGGgtcctcccgcagccccggcccctcTGAGCAGCCACGGGAGGGAGCCGGGGACGGTGACAGCTGGCTCTGTCCGAAGGACGGGATGCCAAGAGCCTGCCCGGTGCCGCggggggagaggagctggagccaggggTCCCCACCCGCGTCCCCCTCCCCACACCGTGAGGGATCAGCGCGTTCGGAGGGCAGGACAGGACAACGGTGTTTGGACACGGGGGCTCAGATCCTCCCCAGGCAGTAGGGCTGCCTGTCTTCCACCAGCGCCTTTCATCCCTCTTTCCATCTGTTTGAGGATTGTCTCAATCATTTATTAATTACCGGCTGGCAGGCACGAGCATCTGCACGGCCCTTCCCGGTGCTGGGggggccgccccgctccccgcagaccccccgctgccgccccccggccccttCCTGCCGAGCTGTTTTCTCAAAGCGTTTTATCCAGCCCGGAATCCTCAGGCTGCCGCTCCGGAGCGATGTCCCGGCAGCTGCCGCACGCCGGCCGCTCTGGCGAGCTGGCTGGCAGCTTCCTGCTCGGCAGGATGTGGCTCTGGGTGCAGCAGAGTTTACTGCTCTGAACTTCCCCTGGATGTCATTAGAAATCTGAATTCTGATGAAGCGATTTGCTGTTTGCCGGGACACCCTCAGTCATTAACCAGCTGAGTAGGGTCCAGGAGGGCGGGGATGAGGGAACCAGTGAGCTGCAGTCCCTGGACACCCTGCGGCCAacaccagggctgctgcagagcaggaccccgccagccccagctccttgtGCCCTCAGGTGGCCTCCGCgctgctctccaggctggaaGGCACCGGGCCCTGCTCCTGTGGGAATGTGGCTGTGGCAGGGCTTGGGCAGGGGACAGAACCCCCAGGGCAAACGCAAACCAAGACCCACAGCAGGggtcctggctctgctggtgtgGCAGCGCGGATGGAGTGTCGTTTAGCCGAGCAACCAGTTTTCCAggaggggccgggccgggccgggcgccgCAGCCCGGatccccctctcctcccacccacccccggGCTCGCTCCCCGGGGGGTCGGAAGCTGCTGGATCCGCTCTGCCCCggaacagcacagagctgctgctgctgctgctgctgctgctgctgctgctgctgctgctcgaGACAGGGCGTTCTCTGGGGAGTTTGAAACTGTCAGCCCTTCCACGTGTTCAGGTCTCTGTCCTTTTGAAAGGTCCAGCTTCTGTGCCAGGCGTGCAGGCAGGATGCCTGAAACCTGTTTGGGATTCTCCCTCTCCAACCTGCCCCGGTTCCCTGGGCTTATTTTCTCCTCCGTTGCAGCACTGCGACGTGAGCTGGTTTTCAGCCCTTTCCCTTGGTTTCCTCGGGCAGTGTCACAGCCCCCGCGCCGCGGGGGGCTCTGGTGACGGCAGCACCCCTGCCCGGCCCCCCGGCCGTGGGGCACCATGAGCATTTGGTTGTGCAGAGCCGCTGACATcttgtctttcttcttcaaTCTTTTTCAAATTTCAGGTTGAAGTGTGATGCCGAATTATAAATTTTGCCCTGGGCTGTCTGCAGGGCCTCCAggctgtgcagcaccagcatcTGCTGGGGAGACCCCCGGGTCCCGTGTCAGAGGGGGCAGCCCCGAGCTGGCACCGCACCGCTCACCACCCCCCTCTCTCGCTGCAGATCTGAAAGGGTGATGTTATTTAAAACCTTCAGTCCCCCTGTGGTGGAGTTCCAGAAGTGGATTTTGGGGCTGAAACCATGGGCTGACCACCCCCTGCCTCCCGTGCAGCACATGTGAGGGCTGCAGAGATGGCGTGAGGTCTGTGGAGGAGCCTGGagtcagcagagcagaggggttCACTCCAAGACGGGCTCGTTTGGAGGTTACAGATGGAGGTGGAGCCCACCctccctgcttgctgctggCACCAAGGTCATCTCTTCCAGCTCCTTGGCCAGGAGCTTTCAGAAGGAATTGCAAGGTGCATGTGCCACCAGGCTGTGTCACCCACCCTGCAAGTCTTCCTGAAAGCATCAGAGACCCGTGACCCCGAAATTCTGGGGACGTCCAAGGAAACTTCCCCTGCCTGAACCCATCCGCAGCACTGACACTAATAGAAAAAGACCATTAAAAAGCCCTGTGATATTctgttctcctgctgctggtcccTCTCTCCCTTTGTTGCTGCTGGCATTTTATGCATTATTGATGCTCCccggtgctgctgctctcccgTTTCCTCCGCCGCAGCTCCCGCTGCCGCAGCTGCACCAGGCCTGGGCTGTCCTGGGGACCGGCTGCCAGCAGGGGCTGCGTCcccacagcagagcccagcGCAGCCCCCTGGcccgggctgcccagggcacgggtggagtccccattcctggagggatttcaaagccgtGGTGATGGTGCTGAGAGACGTGGGTTAgcggtggccttggcagtgctggattaGCAGTTGGACTCGATCCTAAgggtattttccaaccaaaagtATTCCTTGAGTATCCACGGGGTCAGCTCAGGGGTCAGCCCCACGGAGGCTCCGTGTCCCTTCCTGGTGGGACACACGTGCTGGGGTGGCCCTGTGCCATCCCTCTGTGATGGCGTCTCAGGGagagcagctcttccagggAGCACTGAAGATGTGTCTCTTGCCCTGGGAGACCAGGAACGCTCTGTCTCCAGGGTTAATATTTCATGAGGCAGGTTTGGGAGGAAGCTGTGGCAGCCGGGCATGCTCTGGGCTCACGGGGGGGAAGGAGGGTCTGTGGGACTGCTCCTAGAGGGATGGCAGGGACAGTGGGGTGACAGTGTCACCAAAGTGGGGGCcaaagcagggctgcagctgggctgcagtgagGGGCCTGCTCAGCTTGGGGGGCTGAGGGGTCCAGGGAGCTCAGGGGCGTGAGGGGTCAGTGCAGCTCAGGGGGCACAGGGGgtctgctcagctcctgctgcctgtggccGGGTGAGCCGGAGccccccagctgggctgggccgtCCTGGGGAGCACAGCCACATGAAACCCCAGGACACCAGCTCACGGCCTCTTGCTCAGGTTTCCTCCATGGGGGCTGATGTGTTTTCCATGTCAGTGTGCCTGCACGTGGTGCCCAGCCCACCcgcagctggagctgctcgTGGGATGTGAGGGGCTCGTGTGCCCTGTTTGCAGGGGATGCGGCTGGGCagtgtccctgctctgctcccccaggcAGCTTTGGCCTGGGCTGACCCCGGGTGGGGATCCACAGTTTAGaaaccagctctgctttgcattCTGCTCTTAGGAGCTTCATTTTCACCAGGCGGGTCAGAGATGTGCAGTGTGTGTCAGTATGATTTTACAATCGCTGATCTAGATTTATATAACACTATTgtacatttttcattctctttggATTTAAAGCAGTCAGTGTTTCATTTCCCACTGTGTATTGTTATACTCCCCAATAGAAAATCCCACTGGAAATGTGGTGATGTGTATTTCCACATATAGCTCTAAATTTGCCTAAAGACACGAAGCCTACACCATGTCTTGATGGTGGAATAGATTTGTATCTAACATTTCCAGGCAAACTGCAACACAACTACTGTCATTAAAGACAAATTCACTTAATTGCTTTAAAGCTCTCTGTCTGAAAATGACTAGTGAAGCTGTACGACTGGCATGAATTCCTTCTGCTTCGTACTGGTGTGAAGTGGTATTTTCCTTGAGTCAGTGAGTCTGCAGGGAGctcctgcccccctgcctggAAGCCCCCCCGGACCCCCGCAACACGCCCGGCGGGTCCAGCTGAGCCGCGGGGGGTGGAAGGACCGTCCCTCTCGGAGCTCccggggtgctggggctgccggTCCTCGGGCCCCAGCGCCGGGCTGGTCCCCACCACCCTGGAGCCCCACATCCCTGGGGTGCAGCTGGGGCCgtgggggctgcaggtgggGCCACGGCCGGGTCCAGCGGCGGGTCAGTCCCTCCAGACGCTGCTTTCCTAGAGAAGCGCTGCTTGTCCCAGGGAGGACGTGTCTCCCAGGGAGGGAGAGTGTCCCAGGGAGGGAGATGCTCCGCCTTGCAAACCAGAAGAgaactgttttgttgttttgttttgtttttttttggggggggcgaggggaagggggggaagagcagaaggaaaaaaaaaactggatTAGCAGGAAATTAGGATTTGGGCAGCTATTCCCCAGTATTCTCTGGGAAATAACCGCGGCCCCAGACCCAAACCCACCAGTGCCGGGTGTCCCCACCTGCCGCCTCCCAAGGCTCTcacccctctcccctctcaGTTGTGCTTTTGTAAGTCTGGgggctccccccaccccagctcccatGATATCAGATGTGCCTCTATTGATTTCCTCcctgcatttgtttttgttattaattattaatgGGATCATTTTTCCATCCTTCGTGCATGAAGGCAAATTTTGTGTAAAAATCAATTGAGTGAGCACCGCCAAtggcttgtttggttttctgggctTTCATCTCCTCTGCGCAGTCCCCGAGAGACAGAGAGCAGGATATTAAGGAACAAGCACggaatagggaaaaaataataaagcaattgTTAGTGGTTCAGAAACCGTAGAGAGGGGTTTGGCCTGCGGAACCTTTGTCTCACACACAGGGGCTTTGCGGGGCATTTCCCTGCCCACTGCCCAGTTGAGCAGGTTCCACTTTCCCCTGTCACTAAAAGGGAATTCCCGTTCTCAGCAGATTTGGCCAGATTTCTTGATTTGCCTGTGGGAGGTCGGTTTGTGTGTGGGGTGTTATAATAAAGTGTCTCAGGGAAGGTACCACAGACTAGGACAAGAACCCCAACCCTCTAAGAAAACCCAGAGTCCTGATGCTCACGCACCTGGAGAGATcagcagggcaggtgggagCGGAGCTTTGTGCTGTGGTGGCAGCTCCTCACAAATCTGGTACCCCAGGAGtagagccctgcagcccccggcCCGACTCTGATGCCAGGCTGGGATCTCCTCCCGCTCTCCTCCACCGCCCCTCACCTTGCCCTCTGGCTTTGGGGCACCGCTTGTTATACCGAGAATAAAGTCTTTGCTGCTACTTTGTGCCTCCTCACCAAAATGTACCAGCTCTAAATTATTTCAACTGAAGTCGAAGGAATTTAATCCCCAGGTCAGGTGAGTTTCCGTACCACAGTACATTCTCTGGCACCGGTACTCCGGGAGCTGCTCCCGGCGAAGCCCCCGACCCGGCCCCGGCAGCAGCTCCGCGGGAGCCGCCGGTACCGCCGGTGCCGCCTCCGCGCCGCTCTCGGCGGCCTCTCCCAGGCGGAGGGGACTCGAACGGACGGAGTGAGGGGCACGACCTGCAACGAAATCCTGAATCTGTAAGATCCTTCcctggcaggggaggagggtgaGACCCGGTTCTCAGATCTGATGTTTGTCACTCATTGAAATGCTACAGTGAAATATTCACAGAAGGCTCGCACTTCgatcattaatttttaatcgTTAAGGTGCTCTGGGAATCGTAaataaaagccttttccacTTCTAAACAGCATCAGAAATGAACACGCGATAGGTTTTGTTGGGGGGATTTTTCGTTTTCCCCTCCCCGTGGGGATGGGGTGTTGCCGGGTCACCCTGCGCGGCGGTCCGCGGGCGCGGAGCGGAACCGGGGCGCGGCGCCGGTGGCACCACGAGGGGCCCGGCGGGGCAAAGCCTCGTCCCGTTTCCCGGGGAGGAGGCCCAGGCGAAGGCTTTTCGTTGTCTCTGCGCTCGCAAATATTTCCTTCGGTGTTGTCGGCGCTGCCGGCTCGGGGCGGCGACGAAAGAAGCGTCCCTTCGGgttgaaaaataaagctttattcCGGAGCGGGGTGGGGAGCGGCGGGGGCTCGGAGCGGCGagacggggcgggggggacgGACCGGCGTGGGGGAGCGGGACAGAGCCCGGCGAGGCCCCGGGGCGACCGGCGGGGTCCGGCGGCTCTTCCGCGGAACGGAGTCCGCCAAAACCGCGGAAaccccgcggccccgccgcgctcgGCTCGGTCCCGGGGCGGGCAGGCTGGCtccgggggcggcggggcggggggtccGGAGGGTCTCGGGGCCGTCCCGTCTCGTCCCGTCGGGTCTCGAGGCCGCCCCGCGGTGCGGGGTCCGGCCCCGCCGTCAGTGCACGGCCGAGTACTTCATGCGCTTCTGCTTCTGGCGCTGGTTGCAGAACCAGACGCGCACCACGTTCTTCTTGAGGTCCAGCTTCTCGGCGATAGCGGCGATCTTCTCGGAGGAGGGCCGGGGCTGCAGGGCGAAATAAGCCTCCAGCGAGCGCTTCTCGGGGGCGGCGATCGAGGTCCGCTTGCGCTTGCGCTCGGCGCCGGCCAGCAGCGGGTCGGGGCCGTGGCTGCGGTCGCGCTGGGCCGCCTCGGCGCCCTCCAGCCAGGCCTGCAGCACCGGCCGCAGCGCCGACATGTTGTTGTGCGACAGCGTCAGCGACTCGAAGCGGCAGATCGTGCTCTGGCTGAGCGAGCCCACGCCCGGCAGCTTCAGCGCGGCCAGCGCTGCCCCCACGTCGGCCTGGGTCACCCCCAGCCGCACCCGCCGCTGCTTGAAGCGCTCGGCGAAGGCCTCCAGCTCCCGCGGGTCCGCCTCGGCCTCGGGGGCGGtgggcggcggcgccgggcccCCCGGGGGGCCCACGCCCACGGCCAAGGGGCCCGCGGCAGCCAGCGGGTgcggcggcagcggggcgggcagggcggggggcTCGGCCAGCCCCCCGACGGCCAGCGAGggagagaggtgctccagcaggTCGCCGCCGTCCAGCGCCGGGTGCGGGAGCGGGTGCGGGTGGGCGGCCAGCGCGGCGGGGTGCGGGAGGGCAGCGGGGCAGGGGACGCCGCTCATGGCGGGGAAGGAGACGTCGGGCTTGAAGgggggctggtggtggtggcccTTGGCGTGGGGGGCGATGTCGACGGCGGCCAGAGCCTCGGCGCGGGCCAGCAGGCTCTCATCGAAGCTCCCGAATATATTGCCCTGCAGCTGCGAGCAAGAACGCGCATGGTGGAGTCAGTGGGGAATAGTGTCATCGCCGGATGAAAAACCTGCCCCGGCACCGCCGTTCCTCCTCAGAGC is a window of Apus apus isolate bApuApu2 chromosome 13, bApuApu2.pri.cur, whole genome shotgun sequence DNA encoding:
- the POU4F3 gene encoding POU domain, class 4, transcription factor 3; protein product: MMAMNAKQPFAMHALQEPKFSGLHSSAEAMRRVCLPAPQLQGNIFGSFDESLLARAEALAAVDIAPHAKGHHHQPPFKPDVSFPAMSGVPCPAALPHPAALAAHPHPLPHPALDGGDLLEHLSPSLAVGGLAEPPALPAPLPPHPLAAAGPLAVGVGPPGGPAPPPTAPEAEADPRELEAFAERFKQRRVRLGVTQADVGAALAALKLPGVGSLSQSTICRFESLTLSHNNMSALRPVLQAWLEGAEAAQRDRSHGPDPLLAGAERKRKRTSIAAPEKRSLEAYFALQPRPSSEKIAAIAEKLDLKKNVVRVWFCNQRQKQKRMKYSAVH